One window of the Cryptococcus gattii WM276 chromosome E, complete sequence genome contains the following:
- a CDS encoding Hypothetical protein (Similar to TIGR gene model, INSD accession AAW44094.1; CNF03280), translating to MPPEGQMQKDIPLKEDSNTSPVDDDLKTSSLSQMQTAILLLTQLVGQQKLLVPQGSYIPRGIAIPEPSSIPIFTSPLHDASAVLLHTDLLYRLLQTYCLLTPQRNDMQEENRRVTVLELVNNSIIECSALMPWLETTGQMMEEDGESGWDEWLIAFKDATMPFEWAITEQLCDWSTFDHQAIQHRCLLMGTDFYPSDKQMAILYRAACPEILFINLMTRPDFKSGTWSEVRTLLQMEVGMYMERQKYTFAPTHAKVQIPPNQPHLAHPINHYYDHRHSLPHYLSPAGQHIHDVFSKENRCNDCRQVGHSYKTCPNRRPSMRSFPRLADNHKVMTMTCTLFFILLVIQVSTAADRRTSSTATSPFSTLDMGAGTSFFRSVSGCRVRLEGSKECGGASCEVGWW from the exons ATGCCTCCTGAAGGCCAAATGCAAAAAGACATACCTCTAAAGGAGGACTCCAACACCTCCCCTGTTGATGACGACCTCAAAACGTCATCCTTATCCCAAATGCAGACAGCCATCCTACTCCTAACTCAACTGGTTGGTCAGCAAAAGTTACTGGTCCCTCAGGGGAGTTACATACCTCGAGGGATCGCTATCCCGGAACCCTCTAGTATTCCTATCTTTACCAGTCCCCTTCATGATGCTTCAGCCGTCCTTCTTCACACGGACCTCTTGTATAGGCTCCTCCAGACCTACTGTCTTCTTACCCCCCAGAGGAATGACATGCAGGAAGAGAATCGGCGAGTTACCGTCTTGGAGTTGGTGAACAACTCCATTATTGAATGTTCGGCCTTGATGCCCTGGTTGGAGACTACTGGTCagatgatggaggaggacgGCGAGTCTGGATGGGACGAATGGCTTATAGCTTTTAAGGATGCTACAATGCCGTTTGAGTGGGCGATCACGGAACAAC TCTGTGACTGGTCGACCTTCGACCATCAAGCTATCCAGCACCGCTGCCTGCTGATGGGTACTGACTTTTATCCCAGCGACAAGCAAATGGCCATTCTTTATCGCGCTGCTTGTCCAGAGATTTTGTTCATCAATCTGATGACCAGGCCGGACTTTAAGTCTGGCACTTGGAGTGAGGTGCGTACTCTGCTCCAAATGGAAGTTGGCATGTACATGGAGAGGCAAAAATATACATTTGCACCCACTCATGCCAAGGTTCAAATTCCACCCAACCAACCACACCTAGCTCACCCCATCAACCATTACTACGATCATCGCCATTCGTTACCCCACTATCTCTCTCCGGCTGGCCAACACATTCACGACGTCTTCTCCAAGGAGAACCGTTGCAATGATTGCCGACAAGTTGGCCACAGTTACAAAACTTGCCCCAACCGTCGTCCCTCTATGCGCTCCTTTCCTCGCCTGGCTGACAATCACAAAGTCATG ACGATGACCTGTACGCTCTTTTTCATTCTCCTTGTCATTCAAGTTTCTACCGCTGCTGACAGACGTACCTCTTCTACTGCCACTTCCCCATTCTCCACACTCGATATGGGTGCTGGTACATCTTTTTTTCGATCCGTTAGTGGTTGCAGAGTTAGGCTGGAAGGTTCGAAAGAATGCGGTGGAGCGTCCTGTGAGGTTGGCTGGTGGTAA
- a CDS encoding Vacuolar import and degradation protein, putative (Similar to TIGR gene model, INSD accession AAW43540.1), whose translation MFVLKSLLGKMWGNPANPELIQIPAGLLYLVRPDSIKGSRECIFQDAVATIRRTGTEYQYQLVVTRAYEEGEEQLLDEDAETDDERVFLIDQGLQFRFGTLDGDATCSWKDLSGEEGDRWEFVSSKSVPKATNSLFELTLLHCMFERKYLRSHEEATDEQLQALKYTEEHDIPKAAARPEDITLETQLSSLGLEDSEDPFQNVPILHRASADLYVFDTETELFVIQESNVSADLAENAEFDTWIIVRQGTTPFISAPVDAELNAHFDMVNHALMFTFREGDGVPAMTWCLRFKPDCFNEWKDRFTIYMWEGKNKVKYAKAKADEQRYIQEAYEDIEMAEPEEEEVVNEEENEAEDGEGHEDSAHEDEDNDSGDESFAQGSKNQHLAVGYKNDLSYVTRGDMIGVFAHNGDRLKFRTAIDRIKNVQGKAFSPHKMMLHNQDSDMLLLDPSNKGAVYRMDLEYGKVVDEWKVSDVVAVNNIIPDTKYAQMNPQQTLIGHSHNGIFRIDPRVSGNKLVESQFKQYASKNDFSAATTTESGKLVVASNKGDIRLFDQIGKNAKTALPALGDPIIGVDVSADGRWLVATCKNYLLLIDTLIGDGRYKGSLGFDRSFPADSKPIPRRLQLKPEHVAYMEDPVSFTPARFNTGIHEAEKSIVTSTGNYVITWNFRMLKQGRTDAYQIKRYDSRVVADNFKFGADKNIIVALEHNVLVANKKDLAKPTRSSLAPNTLLSTPARKIRQSHSDIVNSPY comes from the exons ATGTTTGTCCTCAAATCAC TCCTGGGAAAAATGTGGGGTAACCCAGCAAACCCCGAGCTAATTCAAATTCCTGCTGGTCTTTTGTACCTTGTCCGTCCAGACAGTATCAAGGGGTCTCGTGAATGCAT TTTCCAAGACGCCGTCGCGACTATTCGTCGGACAGGCACAGAATATCAATACCAGCTTGTTGTTACTCGCGCTTATGAAGAGGGGGAAGAGCAGCTACTCGACGAGGACGCGGAAA CGGATGACGAGCGCGTTTTTCTCATCGATCAGGGCTTACAATTCCGCTTTGGGACTCTGGACGGAGACGCCACCTGTTCGTGGAAGGACCTTAGtggagaggaaggtgaCCGCTGGGAGTTTGTTAGCAGCAAA TCTGTTCCCAAAGCCACGAATTCACTGTTCGAGCTTACTCTCCTACATTGCATGTTTGAGCGG AAATATTTACGCTCACACGAGGAAGCCACAGACGAACAGCTCCAAGCTCTAAAATATACCGAGGAACACGACATTCCAAAGGCAGCAGCAAGACCTGAGGACATTACTCTCGAGACCCAACTGTCGTCACTTGGGTTGGAAGATTCAGAAGATCCTTTCCAGAATGTCCCCATCCTTCACCGGGCTTCCGCCGACTTATACGTGTTTGACACAGAAACAGAGCTATTCGTTATTCAAGAATCTAACGTAAGCGCTGATCTCGCTGAGAACGCGGAATTCGATA CTTGGATCATTGTTAGACAGGGCACTACTCCTTTCATTTCCGCACCGGTTGATGCTGAGCTGAATGCTCATTTTGATATG GTCAATCATGCGTTAATGTTCACTTTCCGCGAGGGTGACGGAGTCCCTGCCATGACATGGTGTTTACGCTTCAAACCTGATTGTTTCAATGAATGGAAGGACAGGTTCACTATATACATGTGGGAAGGCAAAAACAAAGTTAAATATGCCAAAGCCAAAGCAGATGAACAGAGATACATTCAAGAAGCATATGAAGACATCGAAATGGCGGAAccagaggaagaagaggttgtgaatgaggaggagaatgaggcagaagatggagaagggCATGAAGACTCTGCTcatgaggatgaggataATGATTCTGGAGATGAGTCTTTTGCGCAGGGGTCCAAAAACCAACATCTGGCAGTGGGATACAAAAACGACTTATCCTATGTCACTCGTGGTGATATGATTGGTGTTTTTGCTCATAATGGCGATCGACTCAAGTTTCGAACTGCTATTGATCGAATCAAGAATGTGCAAGGCAAGGCTTTCTCCCCACACAAA ATGATGCTTCATAATCAAGATTCTGACATGCTTCTGCTTGATCCCAGTAATAAAGGAGCAGTTTATCGCATGGATCTAGAATATGGAAAGGTTGTTGATGAATGGAAAGTTTCTGATGTAGTGGCGGTCAATAACATCATCCCTGA CACAAAATATGCCCAAATGAATCCACAGCAAACCCTTATTGGCCATT CCCATAACGGTATCTTCCGTATAGACCCTCGAGTGTCTGGCAACAAGCTCGTGGAGAGTCAATTCAAGCAGTATGCCAGTAAAAATGATTTCTCTGCGGCCACTACAACAGAATCTGGAAAGCTGGTTGTTGCCAGCAATAAAGGTGACATTCGGTTATTTGATCAAATCGGCAAAAATGCCAAG ACTGCCTTACCTGCTTTAGGTGATCCTATCATAGGAGTGGATGTTTCTGCAGATGGGCGCTGGCTTGTTGCCACTTGTAAAAACTATCTTTTACTTATTGATACACTTATTGGAGATGGGCGCTATAAGGGCTCTCTTGGATTTGACCGCAGTTTCCCTGCTGACAGCAAACCCATACCTCGACGGCTTCAACTCAAGCCTGAGCATGTGGCATATATGGAGGATCCTGTATCATTTACACCTGCTAG ATTTAATACAGGTATCCACGAAGCAGAAAAAAGCATTGTGACTTCAACTGGAAATTATGTTATCACCT GGAACTTCCGCATGCTCAAGCAAGGACGCACTGATGCCTATCAAATTAAG CGCTATGACTCCCGAGTGGTGGCAGACAACTTCAAATTTGGTGCAGACAAAAACATTATTGTTGCACTTGAACACAATGTTCTTGTGGCAAATAAGAAAGATTTGGCCAAG CCTACACGATCGTCTCTGGCTCCGAACACTTTGTTATCTACACCTGCAAGGAAGATACGTCAATCTCACAGTGACATTGTGAACAGTCCATATTAA
- a CDS encoding 26S proteasome regulatory subunit 4, putative (Similar to TIGR gene model, INSD accession AAW43542.1) encodes MGQAPSSGAGSNKKGSNKDNKDKPKWEPPVPTRIGKKKRRGPDASSRLPAVYPTTRCKLKLLKMERIQDYLLMEEEFVSNQSSQSGEDRTAADRTRVDELRGSPMGVGTLEEIIDDDHAIVSSGGGSEYYVGIMSFVDKDLLEPGCSVLLHHKTHAVVGVLADDADPMVSVMKLDKAPTESYADIGGLESQIQEIKESVELPLTHPELYEEMGIRPPKGVILYGVPGTGKTLLAKAVANQTSATFLRIVGSELIQKYLGDGPKLVRELFRVAEENAPSIVFIDEIDAVGTKRYDSTSSGEREIQRTMLELLNQLDGFDTRGDVKVIMATNKIENLDPALIRPGRIDRKIEFPLPDTKTKRHIFKLHTSRMSLADDVDIEELVMTKDELSGADIKAVCTEAGLLALRERRMRVTRADFTTAREKVLYGKDENTPAGLYL; translated from the exons ATG GGTCAAGCACCATCCAGCGGCGCTGGGAGCAATAAGAAAGGCAGCAACAAAGACAACAAAGATAAA CCTAAGTGGGAACCCCCTGTGCCCACTCGTATcggcaagaagaagagacgCGGACCCGATGCGTCCTCCCGACTTCCAGCTGTATATCCTACCACTCGATGCAAACTCAAGTTAttgaagatggagaggataCAAGACTACCTTCTCATGGAGGAGGAGTTTGTCTCTAACCAATCATCACAATCTGGTGAAGATAGGACGGCCGCAGATCGGACTCGGGTGGACGAGCTTCGTGGCTCTCCTATGGGAGTCGGCACTTTGGAAGAGATCATTGATGACGATCATGCCATAGTATCTTCCGGGGGTGGATCTGAATACTATGTCGGAATCATGTCCTTTGTTGATAAGGACCTGCTTGAACCCGGTTGCTCAGTCCTTCTTCACCACAAAACCCACGCTGTTGTGGGAGTGCTTGCCGATGACGCCGATCCCATGGTCTCTGTTATGAAGCTTGATAAAGCCCCCACTGAAAGCTATGCTGATATCGGAGGCTTGGAGAGTCAAATTCAAGAGATCAAAGAGTCAGTCGAACTTCCACTTACACACCCTGAACTCTATGAGGAGATGGGCATCAGACCCCCCAAAGGTGTCATCTTGTATGGAGTACCTGGTACTGGAAAGACTCTCCTTGCAAAGGCTGTCGCCAATCAGACATCCGCAACATTTCTTCGTATCGTCGGCTCTGAACTCATTCAAAAGTATCTTGGTGATGGTCCAAAGCTTGTTCGGGAGTTATTCAGGGTGGCCGAGGAAAACGCGCCGAGCATTGTCTTCATCGATGAGATTGATGCAGTTGGCACAAAAAGATATGACTCGACATCTAGTGGCGAACGGGAGATACAGCGTACAATGCTGGAGCTGTTAAATCAGCTGGACGGTTTTGACACGCGAGGTGATGTCAAAGTCATAATGGCAACTAACAAG ATTGAAAATCTCGACCCTGCGCTGATTCGCCCGGGGCGAATAGACAGGAAAATTG AATTCCCTCTTCCTGATACAAAGACTAAGCGACACATCTTTAAATTACATACATCGCGCATGTCTTTGGCAGATGATGTGGACATTGAAGAATTAGTCATGACCAAGGATGAACTATCTGGTGCAGACATTAAAGCCGTTTGCA CCGAGGCGGGTCTGCTGGCATTGAGAGAAAGGAGAATGAGAGTTACTCGCGCC GATTTCACCACTGCAAGAGAGAAAGTCCTGTATGGAAAGGACGAGAATACG CCTGCTGGCCTGTATCTCTAA
- a CDS encoding Ubiquitin conjugating enzyme, putative (Similar to TIGR gene model, INSD accession AAW43544.1), translated as MFGNNGSRSQSSTATRRLMKEYRDLTADPLQDTITAGPISEDNMLEWEALIQGPEGTPYPSDYPLNPFTMTFDPPLLHPNIYPNGLVCISILHPPGDDPMQYESASERWSPVQGVRSVLLSVLSMLAEPNIESGADIECCKLYRDNKPEFERRVREQVKNLLGI; from the exons ATGTTTGGTAACAATGGCTCTCGATCACAGTCTTCCACGGCTACCCGAAG ACTGATGAAAGAGTATCGCGACCTAACCGCCGACCCTCTACAAGATACAATCACCGCCGGTCCCATCTCGGAAGATAACATGCTAGAATGGGAAGCGTTGATCCAAGGTCCGGAGGGCACTCCTTAT CCATCTGATTATCCCCTTAACCCTTTCACTATGACTTTTGACCCACCCCTATTGCATCCCAACA TCTATCCCAATGGCCTTGTTTGCATTTCAATTCTGCATCCTCCGGGAGATGATCCTATGCAGTACGAGTCTGCGTCTGAAAGGTGGTCTCCTGTACAAGGAGTGAGAAGTGTACTTCTCAGTGTTCTGAGTATGCTTGCTGAGCCTAACATTGAAAGTGGTGCAGACATAGAG TGCTGCAAACTCTACAGGGACAATAAACCGGAATTTGAAAGGCGAGTCCGAGAGCAAGTGAAGAATCTTCTGGGTATATAG
- a CDS encoding Endocytosis protein end4, putative (Similar to TIGR gene model, INSD accession AAW43546.1; SLA2-like protein) translates to MFGRHNADYDDYPSVRAAASGSSHQPTRPVDKEKTEAELSVNIKKATSPEETAPKQKHVRKCIVYTWDYHSSLSVWNGLRTQPILADEVQTFKALIVVHKLLQEGHPVTLKEAHAQTGWLETCGRTVGDSGKGYGALIKAYTSFLLAKLRFHRHHPEFNGLFEYEEYISLKNIDDPNEGYETITDLMTLQDQIESFQKLIFAHFRGSANNECRISALVPLVKESFGIYKFITSMLRAMHRRTDAADALLPLRERYNAQHYNLRRFYYECSNLKYLTGLINVPKLGQEPPNLIDNGVAPELPERPTTDKRPERKETPRPSSPQATQGEIDEQRRMLEEYERKQSALVAQREADQRRQEEEKRHQEAQYAEQQRLQQEREAQAQHQLQEQLLRDQMSQQWTQQQAGQAAQLQQEMLAMRGQYERDQMLLEQYDRRVKALEQELGSIGVNIGAQMSAKDELIAHLQQQIETWKNKYEALAKLYSQLRTEHLDLLSKTKGFQLKANSAQEAIDKMERMERDVKAKNLELADMIRERDRARYDLDRLKSSHREETDRIKRDLAFANERAEDASRHKSSEVSDVMSRYNRQLTELEDSLRAKQLQIDDLLRKLDEKQAEVQHVMDEKEQELAIMQEGMDSTLKQLGDLKLTQGETNQALDAQIDTLILDHRKELNVIIDSILQACMQKVDDAIYELEAPMQTGNTTATPEYTLSMIEKAMTNATEFASTFNLYLSKKSGGGQVDVIKTANEFCQALCETLVSSKGITRFAETDDSSEKLVRIAKDAGDAGYRFFLNLQSFRLLAGGKNEEAALRNNAETRSALSKLSDTVEKFVPKAKTTLAQANGDIGDIVSQEMQNAAKAIEEATQRIQVLMSRPKNISKYDSLDIQVHDAILQATLAITNAIGRLIKAATDSQEEIVREGKGTSTTQQFYKRNNRWTEGLISAAKAVAYATGLLIESADGVISGTHSLEQLIVASNEVSAATAQLVAASRVKASLMSKSQQLLELAAKAVTDACKALVKQVKLISNKQSDDEVVDYKSMPSHEFKVREMEQQVEILKLEKELGAARRRLGEMRRAGYHQETD, encoded by the exons AT GTTCGGCCGCCACAACGCCGACTACGACGACTATCCCAGCGTGCGAGCTGCCGCCAGTGGTTCCAGTCATCAGCCCACCAGGCCCGTAGATAAGGAAAAAACTGAAGCAGAGCTCAGTGTCAACATTAAGAAGGCCACTAGCCCTGAAGAAACCGCGCCTA AGCAGAAACACGTCAGGA AATGTATCGTATACACTTGGGACTACCACTCCTCTTTATCCGTCTGGAATGGTCTCCGAACCCAGCCCATTTTGGCCGATGAGGTGCAGACATTCAAAGCTCTTATCGTCGTCCATAAGCTCCTTCAAGAGGGTCACCCCGTC ACCCTGAAAGAGGCTCATGCTCAAACTGGATGGCTCGAAACTTGTGGCCGAACAGTTGGAGATTCCGGTAAGGGCTACGGTGCTCTGATCAAGGCGTATACCTCGTTTCTTCTGGCTAAGCTCAGATTCCATCGACACCATCCTGAATTCAATGGACTCTTCGAGTACGAGGAGTATATTAGTTTAAAAAATATTGACGACCCCAACGAAGG CTACGAGACCATCACCGACTTGATGACTCTTCAAGACCAAATTGAATCGTTCCAGAAACTTATCTTTGCTCATTTCCGAGGTTCAGCCAATAACGAATGCCGAATTTCGGCTTTGGTGCCGCTTGTAAAGGAAAGCTTCGGCATCTACAAGTTTATCACAAGCATGCTCCGCGCCATGCATCGAC GGACTGATGCTGCCGATGCCCTTCTCCCACTGCGGGAACGTTACAATGCCCAGCATTATAATCTTCGCCGCTTTTACTACGAATGTAGTAATCTTAAGTACCTCACTGGCCTCATCAATGTTCCGAAACTTGGGCAG GAGCCACCTAATCTTATTGACAACGGGGTTGCCCCCGAACTCCCTGAGAGACCGACTACGGATAAGCGACCTGAAAGGAAAGAAACCCCACGaccctcttctcctcagGCCACCCAAGGCGAGATTGATGAACAGCGACGAATGTTGGAAGAATACGAAAGGAAACAGTCTGCCCTTGTGGCACAACGAGAGGCAGATCAACGTCGccaggaggaggaaaagcGCCACCAAGAGGCTCAGTATGCCGAACAACAACGTTTACAACAAGAACGTGAAGCACAAGCTCAGCATCAGTTGCAAGAGCAGCTGCTTCGCGACCAGATGAGTCAGCAATGGACTCAACAGCAGGCAGGGCAGGCAGCTCAGCTCCAGCAAGAAATGCTTGCCATGCGCGGACAGTATGAGCGTGACCAGATGTTACTAGAGCAGTATGACAGGCGTGTAAAAGCTCTGGAGCAAGAACTCGGCTCCATTGGTGTCAATATCGGCGCCCAAATGTCTGCTAAAGACGAACTTATTGCTCATCTTCAGCAGCAGATTGAGACCTGGAAGAATAAATACGAAGCTCTGGCCAAACTTTATTCACAGTTGCGCACGGAACACCTTGATCTCCTAAGCAAGACCAAAGGCTTCCAGCTCAAGGCCAACTCTGCCCAGGAAGCTATCGATAAGATGGAGAGAATGGAAAGAGATGTAAAGGCGAAGAATCTGGAGCTGGCAGACATGATCAGGGAAAGAGATAGGGCGAGGTATGACCTTGACCGCCTCAAATCT AGCCATCGAGAGGAGACTGATCGCATTAAGCGTGACTTAGCTTTCGCTAACGAGCGTGCTGAGGATGCATCTCGACACAAAAGCTCTGAGGTGTCCGACGTCATGTCCAGGTATAACAGGCAGCTCACGGAACTTGAGGACTCCCTGCGT GCCAAGCAACTGCAGATCGATGATCTACTTAGAAAACTTGACGAGAAACAGGCCGAGGTTCAACATGTCATGGACGAAAAGGAACAAGAGCTTGCAATCATGCAAGAAGGAATGGACTCTACTCTTAAGCAGCTTGGTGATCTCAAGCTT ACCCAAGGCGAAACGAATCAAGCCCTCGACGCTCAAATCGATACTCTCATCCTTGACCATCGGAAAGAGCTCAACGTCATCATCGACTCTATCCTCCAAGCTTGCATGCAGAAAGTCGACGACGCCATCTACGAGCTTGAAGCGCCTATGCAAACTGGGAATACCACTGCCACTCCCGAATATACACTGTCGATGATTGAAAAAGCTATGACCAACGCAACCGAATTCGCTTCGACGTTCAATCTGTATCTCTCCAAAAAGAGTGGCGGAGGGCAAGTCGATGTCATCAAAACGGCAAACGAATTTTGTCAGGCCCTTTGCGAAACCCTTGTTAGCTCCAAGGGTATCACCCGATTCGCCGAAACCGATGATTCCTCGGAAAAGCTGGTTAGGATAGCAAAGGATGCAGGTGATGCGGGATACAGATTCTTCCTCAACTTGCAATCATTCCGATTACTGGCTGGCGGGAAAAATGAGGAGGCTGCTTTGAGGAACAATGCCGAAACCCGAAGTGCCCTCTCGAAGCTGTCTGATACGGTCGAAAAGTTTGTCCCCAAGGCCAAGACTACTCTGGCACAGGCCAATGGTGACATTGGCGACATCGTCAGCCAAGAGATGCAGAACGCTGCCAAGGCAATTGAGGAAGCCACTCAACGTATTCAGGTACTCATGTCACGACCAAAGAATATCAGCAAGTATGATTCTCTTGACATTCAAGTCCACGATGCGATATTGCAAGCCACTCTTGCCATTACCAACGCCATTGGTCGGCTCATTAAGGCTGCTACCGATAGCCAGGAAGAGATAGTCCGAGAGGGTAAAGGGACTAGTACCACTCAGCAGTTTTACAAGAGGAACAATCGCTGGACTGAAGGACTTATCTCCGCTGCCAAAGCCGTGGCGTACGCTACTGGTTTACTTATTGAAAGTGCCGACGGTGTCATTTCGGGGACTCACTCCCTTGAACAGCTCATTGTGGCTTCAAATGAAGTTTCAGCAGCCACTGCTCAGCTTGTCGCCGCATCTCGAGTCAAGGCTTCACTCATGTCCAAAAGCCAACAGCTTCTGGAGCTTGCCGCGAAAGCCGTCACGGATGCCTGTAAAGCTCTTGTGAAGCAGGTTAAACTTATCTCTAATAAGCAGAGCGATGATGAAGTTGTTGACTACAAGTCTATGCCTTCTCATGAATTCAAAGTGCGCGAAATGGAGCAACAAGTGGAGATCCTCAagctggagaaggagctAGGCGCGGCTAGAAGGAGACTGGGTGAAATGCGCAGAGCTGGGTACCACCAGGAGACGGATTGA